The Mytilus trossulus isolate FHL-02 chromosome 13, PNRI_Mtr1.1.1.hap1, whole genome shotgun sequence genome has a segment encoding these proteins:
- the LOC134694995 gene encoding tripartite motif-containing protein 2-like — protein MTTATTMNGKVEITLAELIESKFLRCSKCNQTYQNPRILPCLHTFCEKCIEEISHDAPGTTNQENSIDRLQCPICQSFIGIPGEGATTFPENPFLSNLLNIHDYKHPKERKCDYCSFDGKRTSAEYLCLDCNDDMCSNCSDAHRRTKITRNHSVIPFKQIQNGLYDHDMRSHQARPCTKHDDQLDFFCEICEILICPQCKNEEHDSHKSIKFDDALPRYKRHINGLLEGIQGRIPSIADYVKYLKSYENSLKESKQKLTENLEAQSKTLHQIIDSYKSKMLTNISQKCEAELADLETKSNNLEIAGKSLQDNATYLQYLLHHGRSDEILALHRQITFRLTQLANMQIDGITQKLKMGFSPGTNMEQNIKLLFGKLLLEHVPVSQKEAASALENGQLSVTTMLPPLKNSPEVVKTFDAEGSNDFKDVWPTGVSITQSDEVVTVDRDNKKVKVFDKNGNLTLEFVGKPDDKLGSPFDATVLKNGNIAVTDYETNEVKIFDAAGQFLSSISGHFKHPRGITTNSKGHIIVVDCGTLQLTVYDPKTGELLQKIEAVDGKGSKVLVDPYCVAVTNKDNILVTDTAAPNIKIFSSSGKFLAKYGSYGTKQDQILQPYGICCDDYGYIFVADNQNHRIHVLLPDGSFCKYLLTKSDGLWHPMGLAITKNGHFLVTEALGKVRVFRYI, from the coding sequence aTGACCACAGCAACAACAATGAATGGAAAAGTGGAGATAACTCTTGCTGAATTAATCGAATCAAAATTCCTGAGGTGTTCCAAATGTAACCAGACTTATCAGAATCCCAGGATTCTCCCTTGTCTACATACATTCTGTGAGAAGTGTATTGAGGAAATCTCCCATGATGCACCAGGCACGACAAATCAAGAAAATTCTATTGATCGATTACAGTGCCCTATATGTCAGTCTTTTATAGGAATTCCAGGAGAGGGAGCCACTACATTTCCTGAGAATCCATTCTTGTCTAATTTACTGAATATTCATGATTACAAACATCCAAAAGAACGAAAGTGTGATTATTGCTCATTTGATGGGAAAAGGACATCAGCTGAATATCTATGTTTAGACTGTAATGACGATATGTGTAGCAATTGTTCCGATGCCCACCGTCGCACAAAAATAACCCGTAACCACAGTGTCATACcattcaaacaaattcaaaatggcctCTATGATCATGACATGCGTTCACATCAAGCACGACCATGTACCAAACATGATGATCAATTGGACTTTTTTTGTGAAATCTGTGAAATTCTAATTTGTCCTCAATGTAAAAATGAGGAGCATGATAGTCATAAAAGTATCAAATTTGACGATGCCTTGCCTCGCTATAAACGTCATATCAATGGCTTACTAGAGGGAATCCAAGGTCGCATTCCCAGCATTGCTGACtatgtgaaatatttaaaatcttatGAGAATTCGTTGAAAGAGAGCAAACAAAAACTTACAGAAAATTTAGAAGCCCAGTCAAAGACTTTACATCAAATAATTGACAGTTACAAATCTAAAATGCTTACAAACATTTCTCAAAAATGTGAAGCGGAATTGGCTGACCTTGAAACAAAAAGCAATAACCTTGAAATTGCTGGTAAATCTTTGCAGGATAATGCAACATATCTTCAATATCTACTTCATCATGGACGTAGCGACGAAATCCTTGCTTTACATCGTCAAATTACTTTCCGTCTTACACAACTTGCTAATATGCAAATTGATGGAATTACTCAGAAACTAAAAATGGGGTTCTCCCCAGGAACAAACAtggaacaaaatattaaacttctCTTTGGAAAACTTCTACTTGAACATGTTCCTGTTAGTCAAAAAGAGGCTGCATCTGCTCTTGAAAATGGTCAGCTGTCTGTGACCACTATGTTACCACCATTGAAGAATTCACCAGAGGTCGTGAAAACATTCGACGCAGAGGGAAGCAATGATTTTAAAGATGTCTGGCCAACCGGAGTCTCTATTACGCAGAGTGATGAGGTGGTCACAGTAGACAGGGACAACAAAAAGGTCAAGGTCTTTGACAAGAATGGCAACCTCACTTTGGAATTCGTTGGAAAGCCAGATGACAAGTTAGGATCACCTTTTGATGCAACTGTTctaaaaaatggaaatattgCAGTGACAGACTATGAAACAAACGAAGTTAAGATTTTTGATGCGGCTGGTCAATTTCTTTCCTCTATTTCTGGTCATTTCAAGCATCCAAGGGGAATAACTACAAACAGCAAAGGTCATATCATAGTTGTAGATTGTGGTACACTACAGTTAACAGTTTATGACCCCAAAACAGGAGAACTTTTACAGAAAATAGAAGCAGTAGATGGAAAAGGTTCGAAAGTTCTGGTAGATCCATATTGTGTGGCCGTTACTAATAAGGATAATATCTTAGTAACAGACACAGCAGCGCCAAATATCAAAATCTTCAGTTCAAGCGGAAAATTCCTTGCAAAATATGGAAGTTATGGCACGAAACAAGATCAAATACTTCAACCCTACGGTATCTGTTGTGATGATTACGGGTATATTTTCGTAGCCGACAACCAGAACCATCGTATTCACGTTCTTTTACCTGATGGTTCATTCTGTAAATATCTTCTGACAAAAAGCGATGGACTCTGGCATCCTATGGGTTTAGCTATCACTAAAAATGGACATTTTCTAGTCACAGAAGCGCTAGGCAAAGTTCGCGTCTTCCGATATATTTAA